The following coding sequences lie in one Oncorhynchus gorbuscha isolate QuinsamMale2020 ecotype Even-year linkage group LG10, OgorEven_v1.0, whole genome shotgun sequence genomic window:
- the LOC124045060 gene encoding transcription factor HES-5-like encodes MAPCLTSSFHHLKFAEKDINIRKPIVEKMRRDRINGCIEQLKLILEKEFHKEDPNTKLEKADILEMTVRFLRQQQQPQPAPSQRDYSEGYSQCWRESLQFLSGSPKRDTTTTSDGPLQGLQQQLSSQAQISCSSPMGCSTSPVSSIFRATAKLQDKGVQGPVWRPW; translated from the exons ATGGCTCCCTGCTTAACTTCCTCTTTCCACCATCTGAAGTTCGCAGAAAAAGACATTAAT ATAAGGAAACCCATCGTGGAGAAGATGCGTCGAGATCGCATTAACGGCTGCATAGAGCAGCTCAAGCTCATCCTGGAGAAGGAGTTCCACAAAGAGGACCCCAATACCAAGCTGGAGAAAGCCGACATCCTGGAGATGACCGTGAGATTcctgaggcagcagcagcagccgcagCCGGCTCCATCTCAGAGGGACTACAGCGAGGGTTACTCACAGTGCTGGAGGGAGTCTCTGCAGTTCCTCTCTGGAAGCCCcaagagagacaccaccaccacctccgaTGGACCTCTTCAGGGGCTCCAACAGCAGCTCTCCTCCCAGGCCCAGATATCCTGCAGCAGCCCGATGGGCTGCTCCACTTCCCCAGTCTCCTCCATCTTCCGTGCCACCGCCAAGCTCCAGGACAAAGGAGTTCAAGGTCCAGTCTGGAGGCCCTGGTAG
- the LOC124045061 gene encoding transcription factor HES-5-like has protein sequence MIRQMTNPKQHLSLTKIRKPVVEKMRRDRINTSIEQLKSLLGPEFLRQQPDSKQEKADILEMTVYFLSRQQQAGSSSTAAANEGYSRCVQDAVSFLSQCEVKTQSYSSLLSHFQSLQTSSQHSQAPWSFSPPGSPVHQATTKGVMSPVSHPLWRPW, from the exons ATGATTAGACAGATGACTAACCCTAAGCAGCACCTCTCACTTACTAAG ATAAGGAAGCCAGTGGTGGAGAAGATGCGTAGGGATCGCATCAACACCAGCATCGAGCAGCTCAAGTCCCTCCTGGGTCCCGAGTTCCTCCGCCAGCAGCCCGACTCCAAGCAAGAGAAGGCCGACATCTTGGAGATGACTGTCTATTTCCTGAGCCGCCAGCAGCAGGCAGGAAGTTCCTCCACTGCAGCAGCCAATGAGGGCTACTCTCGCTGTGTGCAGGACGCTGTCAGCTTCCTGTCTCAGTGTGAGGTGAAGACACAGTCCTACAGCTCGCTGCTGAGCCACTTCCAGAGCCTGCAGACATCCAGCCAACACAGTCAGGCTCCCTGGTCCTTCTCCCCGCCGGGCTCTCCAGTCCACCAGGCCACCACCAAGGGTGTGATGAGTCCTGTCTCCCATCCACTCTGGAGGCCCTGGTAG
- the LOC124046860 gene encoding taste receptor type 1 member 1-like — MDVCGGVCVVLGWLLLILTDHQLTEGTGLQLPGDYSISGLFPLHKLAPSSSNLPDLGACKEGKFNKHGYHLIQAMRFALEEINNGTKNQHLLPGVSLGYQAYDTCNQPASVLATLAMLAQQYQRTLGNNTGGEQRAVAVIGPDSSSYTFTPAAVLGSYLVPQISYEASNEMLSNKLLYPAFFRTIPSDKNQVDAMVQLLVRFNWTWIVLLGSDDSYGLQGIESLSLQAAHFDICIAYQGVIPELTSANNQTMRNIVKNILKTKVNTIVVFSSKTKVSQFFPFVIEQGVTGKVWIGTEDWSVTTLVSGIPGIHTIGTVLGISIKYTAITGFEEFESHAVPKLLSGTSNGTMDLSVECLQNTDLSSMAAENFSLGDYDIKSSYNVYKAVYAVAHALHQALGCGLDECQKSEVLPWQLLPLLKKVRFSVGNSSIYFNENGDPSTGYDIVNWIWRGTEWSLREVGSYTADPPDLTVDPAQIEWGSDDGYTGKEVPPSICSPECPKGHRKLQTGQHKCCFDCLACAAHDFLNKTGSTLCQKCEPYQWSPAESEVCLDRTVLVLAWGGPLSIALLLLLALTLLITLGTGVIFLLNLDTPVVKSAGGHTCLVMLLALTAAAASALCHFGLPSQTDCLLKQPLFVFSFTVCLACVTVRSFQVVCIFKLSSKLPRAYDTWAKNHGPEVTVLVVSMTVLLISVLRVTLNPPYPSQDVDFYSDSIVTECSNTLSSWAMIELAYVSLLSTLCFSFSYMGKDLPANYNEAKCITFSLMIYMISWISFFTIYFVSRGEFAMAMHVLAIVSSVLGILGGYFMPKVYIMVLRPQMNTTAHFQNCIQIYTMNKD; from the exons TTCCCCTACACAAGTTGGCCCCCTCCAGCTCCAACCTACCAGACCTGGGAGCCTGTAAAGA AGGCAAATTTAATAAACATGGCTATCATTTGATACAAGCCATGAGATTCGCTTTGGAGGAGATCAACAACGGTACCAAAAACCAGCATCTTCTCCCAGGGGTATCACTGGGTTACCAGGCGTATGACACCTGCAATCAACCAGCCAGTGTGCTGGCCACTCTGGCCATGCTGGCCCAACAGTACCAGAGAACTTTAGGGAACAACACAGGTGGTGAGCAGAGGGCAGTGGCAGTGATCGGGCCTGATAGTAGCAGTTACACCTTCACCCCTGCTGCAGTGCTGGGCTCTTATCTAGTGCCACAG ATCTCCTATGAAGCCTCTAATGAGATGCTGAGTAACAAGCTCCTCTACCCAGCCTTCTTCCGCACCATCCCCAGTGACAAGAACCAGGTGGACGCCATGGTCCAGCTGCTGGTGCGTTTTAACTGGACCTGGATCGTTCTACTGGGCAGCGACGACTCCTACGGCCTCCAGGGCATAGAGAGTCTCTCCCTTCAGGCTGCTCACTTTGACATCTGCATCGCCTACCAAGGGGTCATCCCTGAACTCACCTCCGCCAACAACCAGACCATGAGGAACATAGTCAAGAACATTTTGAAGACCAAGGTCAACACTATTGTCGTGTTCTCCAGCAAGACCAAAGTCAGTCAGTTCTTCCCGTTTGTCATAGAGCAGGGTGTAACTGGTAAGGTGTGGATAGGGACAGAGGACTGGTCAGTCACCACTCTAGTGTCGGGAATACCAGGTATTCACACCATTGGGACTGTACTAGGCATCTCCATCAAATATACAGCAATAACTGGGTTTGAGGAGTTCGAAAGCCATGCTGTTCCAAAGTTACTTAGTGGCACCTCCAATGGCACGATGGACCTGAGTGTTGAATGTTTGCAAAATACAGACCTCTCCAGCATGGCAGCAGAAAACTTCTCTTTGGGGGACTATGACATCAAATCCTCTTATAATGTTTACAAAGCTGTATATGCTGTGGCACATGCACTGCATCAAGCACTTGGTTGTGGCTTGGATGAATGCCAAAAGTCTGAAGTGCTACCTTGGCAG CTTCTGCCACTGTTAAAGAAGGTGAGATTCTCTGTTGGGAACTCGTCTATTTACTTTAATGAGAACGGAGACCCGTCCACAGGATATGACATTGTGAACTGGATTTGGAGGGGAACAGAGTGGTCTCTCCGTGAGGTGGGCTCTTATACTGCAGACCCCCCTGACCTCACAGTGGACCCTGCTCAAATTGAATGGGGTAGTGACGACGGATACACAGGAAAA GAGGTGCCTCCGTCGATATGCTCCCCAGAATGCCCCAAAGGACACAGGAAGCTGCAGACGGGACAACACAAGTGCTGCTTCGACTGCCTGGCCTGTGCTGCTCACGACTTCCTCAACAAGACTG GATCCACCCTGTGCCAGAAGTGTGAGCCTTACCAGTGGTCCCCAGCGGAGAGCGAGGTGTGTCTGGATCGGACGGTCCTAGTGCTGGCCTGGGGCGGTCCCCTGTCTATCGCCCTGCTACTCCTCCTGGCTCTGACCTTGCTCATAACCCTGGGGACAGGGGTCATCTTCCTCCTCAACCTGGACACCCCTGTGGTCAAGTCGGCCGGCGGGCATACCTGCCTGGTGATGCTTCTAGCCCTAACCGCCGCGGCTGCCAGTGCCCTGTGTCACTTTGGCCTCCCGTCTCAGACTGACTGCCTTCTCAAGCAGCCTCTCTTCGTCTTCAGCTTCACCGTGTGTCTGGCTTGTGTCACCGTGCGTTCCTTCCAGGTAGTGTGCATCTTTAAGCTGTCCTCCAAGCTTCCTCGGGCCTATGATACCTGGGCTAAGAACCATGGGCCTGAAGTCACCGTCCTCGTTGTTTCCATGACAGTTTTGTTGATCTCTGTGCTCCGTGTTACTTTAAACCCCCCGTACCCCTCCCAGGACGTGGACTTCTACTCTGACAGCATTGTCACGGAGTGTAGTAACACCCTCTCCTCTTGGGCCATGATAGAGCTAGCCTATGTCTCTCTGCTCAGCACGCTCTGCTTCTCCTTCAGTTACATGGGAAAAGACCTGCCAGCCAACTACAACGAGGCCAAGTGTATCACCTTTAGTCTCATGATATACATGATCTCCTGGATCAGTTTCTTCACCATATATTTTGTCAGCAGGGGGGAATTTGCCATGGCCATGCATGTGCTGGCCATAGTGTCCAGTGTGCTCGGTATACTCGGTGGCTACTTCATGCCCAAGGTCTACATCATGGTGCTGAGGCCCCAAATGAACACAACGGCCCATTTCCAAAACTGTATTCAGATTTATACCATGAACAAAGACTGA